In Sphingomonas sp. SUN019, the genomic window GTGCTGTTCGGCCAGCTTGGTGGCGGTACGACCGGCGGCAGCCGGCCGAAGCCGACGATGGAAGCGGGTCCGCCCGCCGCGCCGGCGATCGGCGCGGTCGCCCCTGCCGGTGCGCCGCTTGAGCCGGGATCGCCGTCAAAGCGCCGCGAGGACGCCGATCACAAGGCGACCAAGCCCTACGACAAGAAGGGCGCGACACCTGCGCCCGGCTTCTCGATCAACTGATGCCGCATCTCGGGGACATCGTCATGCTCAAGCGCACGCTCCTATTCGCCACCCTGCCCGCCCTGCTGATCGGCGGGTGCGGCGGCACCACGAACCGCGGGCTCGAATCGGTTCATCAGCCGGTCGTCAGCCGTATCGACTACGCGTTCGACGTGAACGCCGGACCCGGTGGTCTCGCTTCCGGCGAGGCGCAACGGCTGTCCGGCTGGATGCAATCACTGAAACTCGGTTACGGCGACCGGATCGCGATCGACGATCCCGCATCCGACAGCGATACCCGCGCCGACGTGGCGGCGCAGGCGGCGCGCTTCGGTTTGCTCGTATCGGATGACGCGCCCGTCACCGGCGCGCCGATCACGCCCGGTACGGTCCGGATCGTCGTCAGCCGCGCCAAGGCCAGCGTGCCGGGGTGCCCGGATTTCAGCCGGACGCGCGAGCCCGAATTCGAGAGCAACACATCGTCCAACCAGGGTTGTTCGGTCAATTCAAACCTGGCCGCGATGATCGCCAATCCGACCGATCTGGTGCGCGGTGCGCCCGGCAGCGACGTCTACGACGCCGCGATCGGCAACCGCGCGATCGACATTTTCCGCAAGGCTGCCCCGACCGGCGGCGGCGGCACGGCCGTCAAGGCCGAAAGCGCGGGAGGCAAGTGATATGAACGCACCCTGGAAACCCGCCGGCGTCGCCACTCGCGATCCCTTCGTCGCCTATGTCTGTGACGAGGCGACCGCCGAACAACTGCGTCCGGTGGTCACCGAACTCGGCTGGTCCGCAGACAAGGTCCACAAGGGTGGGCTGCGCAACGCGGTCCAGTCGCTGTCGGTATCGGCGAGCCCGCAGATCCTGTTCGTCGACCTCGCCGAATCCGGTGATCCGCTAAACGACATCAACGCACTGGCCGAGGTGTGCGAACCCGGTACGATCGTGATCGCCGGCGGGCAGGTCAACGACGTGCGCCTGTACCGCGATCTGGTCGCCAGCGGGATCCACGATTACCTGCTGAAGCCGCTGAGCGCCGACGCGTTGCGCGATACGTTCACGCACGCTCAGGCGCTGCTGAACGCGCCGAAGCTGGTCGATGCGAGCGCCGACCGCCCGCATTATTCGGTCGCGATCATCGGAACGCGCGGCGGTGCCGGCGCGTCGACGATCGCCACCTCGCTCGCCTGGCTGATGAGTGAGAAGGAGCAGCGCACTACCGCCCTGCTAGACCTGGACGTTCATTTCGGGACCGGCGCGCTGGCGCTCGATCTGGAACCCGGCCGCGGCCTGACCGATGCGATCGAAAACCCCAGCCGGATCGACGGCCTGTTCATCGAACGCGCGATGGTGCGGGCGTCGGACAAACTGGCGGTGCTGAGCGCAGAAGCGCCGATCAACTCGCCGATCGTCACCGACGGTGCGGCATTCTACCAATTGCAGGAAGAGATGCGGTCGGCGTTCGAATGCACCGTCACCGATCTACCGCGCGCAATGCTGGTCCAGCATCCGCACCTGATCAGCGACGTGCAATGCGCGGTCGTCGTGACCGAACTGACGCTGGCTGCGGCGCGCGATGCCATCCGCATCCTGTCGTGGCTGAAATCGAACGCGCCCCAGACGCAGGTGATCGTCGCCGCCAATCGGGTTCATCCCGGCACGCAGCTGGAAATCACCCGCAAGGACTTCGAAAGCTCGATCGAGCGCAAGATCGACTACGTCATCGGCTTCGATCAGAAGCTGGCGGCGCAGGCGGCCAAGCTCGGCAAGCCGTTCGCGGAAGCCGGAAAGACGTCCAAGACCGTCGCACCGATCGCCGATCTGGCGAAACGGCTGTGCGCGGTCGGCGATGACGGCGGCGCTCCGACAGGCGGCGCAAAGGGCGGATCGTTGCTTGGCAAGTTCACCGATCTGAAGGGTCTTCTCCCCAAGAAGGGCGAGAAGAAAGCGAAGTGACCGCGCGTCCCCGTCACGGGGCACGCCGGTGAAACGAAAGGCGTGAGGCCGCAATGCCGATGTTGCCGTTGTTCCTGATATCGATCGGCGCCGTCGCGGTGCTGACGATGATCGCATTCGCCTTTGCCGGCCCCTCGCCGCAACGCGCCGGCACACGTCGGCTGAACGCGCTGCGCGAACGTCATTCGACCTTCGCGACGGGTGCGGTCGAGGCGCAGATGCGCCGCATCACCGGCAAGAGCGCGACGAAGGCGGACATCGCAGCGATGCGTTATCTGCCCAAGCCCGCCGAATTGAAGAAGCGGCTGGCGATGACGGGCAAGACGTGGACCGTCGGGCAGTACGGCACCGCAACGCTCGGCATTACCGCGTTTGTGGGCTTTGGGTTCGGCCTGATCCTCGGACTGCCGATCCTGCTGGCATTGTTTATCGGATTGATCCTCGGCCTGGGCATTCCGCATCTGGCCGTCAATTTCCTCATCAAGCGCCGCGTCGGGAAATTCACCGCGAAGTTCCCAGACGCGCTCGAACTGCTGGTCCGCGGGCTTCGTTCGGGCCTGCCGATCACCGAAACCATGTCGGTCGTCGGAGCGGAAGTGGCGGGTCCGGTCGGAGAGGAATTCCGTTCGGTCAGCGACAAGATGAAAATCGGCCGCTCGATGGACGCGGCGCTCCAGGAAACCGCCGACCGGCTCGGCACGCCCGAATTCCAGTTCTTCGTCATCACGCTGGCGATCCAGCGCGAAACCGGCGGCAACCTTGCCGAGACGCTGCAGAACCTAGCCACCGTGCTGCGGCAGCGCGGGCAGATGAAGCTGAAGATCAAGGCGATGTCGTCCGAATCGAAGGCGTCGGCCTACATCATCGGCGCGCTTCCCTTCATCGTTTTCGTGATGATCTGGTTCATCAACGGCGCATACATGCAGACATTCTTCACCGATCAGCGGCTGATGGTGGCGGGCGGCGGGGGCATCATCTGGATGGCCATCGGCGCGTTCATCATGGCCAAGATGATCAACTTCGAGATCTGACGCGATGGGCGAGACATCAGGACCGACGCTGCTGGGCGTGGACGTTTTGTGGGTGGCGACGTTGCTGTCCGCGGTCGCCGCCTTTGCGGTGATGATCGCGGTCTATGCCGCGGTCAGCGTCCGCGATCCGATGGCGAAGCGCGTGAAGGCGCTGAACGATCGCCGCGAACAGCTGAAGGCAGGCATCACCGCCTCCACCAGCAAGCGCCGCGCGAAACTGGTCCAGAAAAGCGAGAATGCGGATCGCATCCGCGACCTGCTGTCGGCGCTGCGCGTGTTGCAGGACAGCCAGTTGAAGGATGCGCAGCGCAAGCTGCTGCAGGCCGGCATCCGGTCGAAAGACTGGGCGGTCGGCGTAATCTTCGGCCGGATGGTGTTGCCGATCGTGATCGGCGGGCTGATGCTGTACATCGTATACGGCACCGATAGCTTCGCCGACTGGTCGCCGTTGAAGCGGTACGGCCTGGTCGCGATGAGCTTCATCCTGAGCTACAAAGCGCCCGACATCTTCCTGAAAAACAAGATCAAGAAGCGCAGCGATGCGATCCGCAAGGGGTTGCCCGACGCGCTCGACCTGCTTGTGATCTGCGCCGAGGCAGGCCTGACCGTCGACGCCGCCTTCCACCGCGTGGCGAAGGAACTGGGCAAGGCCTATCCCGAACTGGGCGACGAATTCGCCTATACCGCGATCGAGCTGGGGTTCCTGACCGATCGCCGCACCGCGTTCGAGAATTTCGCCGCCCGCGTCGATCTCGATGCGGTGAAGGGCGTCGTCACGACGATGATCCAGACCGAGAAATACGGCACGCCGCTCGCGTCCGCGCTGCGCGTTCTGTCGGCCGAATTCCGCAACGAGCGCATGATGCGCGCCGAGGAAAAGGCCGCGCGCCTGCCGGCGATCATGACCGTGCCGCTGATCCTGTTCATCCTGCCCGTGCTGTTCGTCGTCATCCTCGGACCAGCCGCGTGTTCGATCAAGGACGCTTTCATCGACGGCGGCGTGTGAGGTCGGCGGTCCGGTAGATTCCGGGGCCGCCCTCACTGCGTCTTTCGGCAGGAACGCCTTGGTCGCATCATCGTTATGCTCCCGTAACAGGAGTGCCACGATGCTTTTCACCACCACCACACAATGGGTCGCGCTCGCGGTCGCGCTGGTCGCCGGCTGGCTCTTCGGGCTGGCCAGCCATCCCGGTGGGCGCAAGTGGAAGGACCGCTACGCCACCGAACGCGAGGCCCATGCCGCCACGCGCAAGGATTACGATGGTCAGATCGCGCAGGCCCGCAAGGACCATGACGCGCGCATCGCCGACGCCAACGCACGCCATACCGAGATCGAACGCGAGAACGCCCGGCTGGTGAAGGCGGCCCCTGTCCCCGCTGCACCGGTCGCTTCCCGCGATCGCACCGTCGAGCGCGACCGGCCGGTCGACGTGGTGCACACCGAGCGTCCCGTCCGCACCGGCACAGGCCGCGGCTGGTTCGACTGGAAAAGCCGCTCGGGCGTGAACGGCTAGGCGCCTCCTATCCCCGCGCGCGGAGCGCCGCCTGGGCGGCCGCAAGGCGCGCGATCGGGACGCGATAAGGCGAGGCGCTGACGTAGTCGAGCCCGACCTCCTCGCAGAACGCGATCGACGCCGGGTCGCCGCCATGTTCGCCGCAGATTCCGAGCTTTATGTCGGGCCGCGTCGCGCGGCCCCGCTCGGCGGCCATCTTCACGAGTTCACCGACGCCCTCGATATCGAGCGTGACGAACGGATCGCGCGCGTAGATGCCCTGTTCGACATACGCGCCCAGGAAGCGGCTAGCGTCGTCGCGGCTGACGCCGAGCGTGGTCTGCGTCAGGTCGTTGGTGCCGAACGAGAAAAACTCGCCCGCCTCGGCGATCTCGCCAGCGCGCAACGCAGCACGCGGTAATTCTATCATCGTTCCAACGAGATACTCAATGCGCTTGCCACGTTCAGTGAAGACGGTTTCGGCGGCCTTGTCGACCACTGCCTTCATCAGATCGAGTTCGCGCTTGGTCGCGACGAGCGGGATCATCACTTCGGGAATCGGCGCGTCGCCGGATTTTTCGGCCACATCCAGTGCCGCTTCGAAGATCGCGCGCGCCTGCATTTCGTAGATTTCGGGGTAGGTCACGCCGAGGCGGCAACCGCGGTGGCCGAGCATCGGATTGAATTCGTGCAGTTCGGCCGCGCGGCGTTTCAGCACCTCGATATCGACCCCGGCGGCGGTCGCGACCTCTTCAAATTCCGCCTCCTCATGCGGCAGGAATTCGTGCAGCGGCGGATCGAGCAGGCGGATCGTCACGGGTAAACCGGCCATGACTTCAAGGATTTCGGCGAAGTCCCTGCGTTGTTCCGGCAGGAGCTTGTCGAGCGCCGCGCGACGACCCGCCTCGTCCGACGCCAGGATCATCTGGCGCACCGCGGTGATGCGCGCGGCGTCGAAGAACATATGCTCGGTGCGGCATAGCCCGACCCCCTCCGCGCCGAATTCGCGCGCGGTGCTGCAGTCGCCGGGGGTCTCGGCATTGGCGCGGACCTTCAGGCGGCGGATGACGTCGGCCCATTCCATCAACGTGCCGAAATCTCCCGAGAGTTCGGGCTGGATCGTGGCGACCGCGCCGTACATCACCTCGCCGGTGGCGCCGTCGATCGTGATCGTCTCGCCTTCCTTCACCTCGCGCGTGCCGACGCGAAAGACCTTGGCCTTCGCATCGATCGAGAGCGTGCCCGCGCCCGAGACGCACGGCCGCCCCATGCCGCGCGCGACGACGGCGGCGTGGCTGGTCATACCGCCGCGCGCGGTCAGGATGCCCTTTGCCGCATGCATCCCGTGGATGTCCTCCGGCGAGGTTTCGGTGCGGACCAGGATCACCGATTGCCCGTCGGCGGCGGCGCGTTCGGCGGTGTCGGCGTCGAACACCACGGTGCCGCTGGCCGCACCGGGCGACGCGGGGAGCCCCTTGGTCAGCACGTCGCGCGTCGCGTCCGGGTCAAGCGTCGGGTGGAGCAACTGGTCGAGCGCGGAGGGGTCGACGCGCAGGATCGCCTCGTCGCGGGTGATCAGCCCTTCGTTGGCCATGTCGACCGCGATCTTCAGCGCGGCCTTCGCGGTGCGCTTGCCCGAACGCGTCTGGAGCATCCACAATTTGCCGCGTTCGACGGTGAATTCGATGTCCTGCATGTCGCGGTAGTGCGTTTCGAGCCGGTCGAACACGGCGGCGAGTTCGCCGTACACTTCCGGCATCGCCTCCTCCATCGCGGCGGGCTTTGCG contains:
- a CDS encoding CpaD family pilus assembly protein; this encodes MPHLGDIVMLKRTLLFATLPALLIGGCGGTTNRGLESVHQPVVSRIDYAFDVNAGPGGLASGEAQRLSGWMQSLKLGYGDRIAIDDPASDSDTRADVAAQAARFGLLVSDDAPVTGAPITPGTVRIVVSRAKASVPGCPDFSRTREPEFESNTSSNQGCSVNSNLAAMIANPTDLVRGAPGSDVYDAAIGNRAIDIFRKAAPTGGGGTAVKAESAGGK
- a CDS encoding pilus assembly protein CpaE, with protein sequence MNAPWKPAGVATRDPFVAYVCDEATAEQLRPVVTELGWSADKVHKGGLRNAVQSLSVSASPQILFVDLAESGDPLNDINALAEVCEPGTIVIAGGQVNDVRLYRDLVASGIHDYLLKPLSADALRDTFTHAQALLNAPKLVDASADRPHYSVAIIGTRGGAGASTIATSLAWLMSEKEQRTTALLDLDVHFGTGALALDLEPGRGLTDAIENPSRIDGLFIERAMVRASDKLAVLSAEAPINSPIVTDGAAFYQLQEEMRSAFECTVTDLPRAMLVQHPHLISDVQCAVVVTELTLAAARDAIRILSWLKSNAPQTQVIVAANRVHPGTQLEITRKDFESSIERKIDYVIGFDQKLAAQAAKLGKPFAEAGKTSKTVAPIADLAKRLCAVGDDGGAPTGGAKGGSLLGKFTDLKGLLPKKGEKKAK
- a CDS encoding type II secretion system F family protein, giving the protein MPMLPLFLISIGAVAVLTMIAFAFAGPSPQRAGTRRLNALRERHSTFATGAVEAQMRRITGKSATKADIAAMRYLPKPAELKKRLAMTGKTWTVGQYGTATLGITAFVGFGFGLILGLPILLALFIGLILGLGIPHLAVNFLIKRRVGKFTAKFPDALELLVRGLRSGLPITETMSVVGAEVAGPVGEEFRSVSDKMKIGRSMDAALQETADRLGTPEFQFFVITLAIQRETGGNLAETLQNLATVLRQRGQMKLKIKAMSSESKASAYIIGALPFIVFVMIWFINGAYMQTFFTDQRLMVAGGGGIIWMAIGAFIMAKMINFEI
- a CDS encoding type II secretion system F family protein, coding for MGETSGPTLLGVDVLWVATLLSAVAAFAVMIAVYAAVSVRDPMAKRVKALNDRREQLKAGITASTSKRRAKLVQKSENADRIRDLLSALRVLQDSQLKDAQRKLLQAGIRSKDWAVGVIFGRMVLPIVIGGLMLYIVYGTDSFADWSPLKRYGLVAMSFILSYKAPDIFLKNKIKKRSDAIRKGLPDALDLLVICAEAGLTVDAAFHRVAKELGKAYPELGDEFAYTAIELGFLTDRRTAFENFAARVDLDAVKGVVTTMIQTEKYGTPLASALRVLSAEFRNERMMRAEEKAARLPAIMTVPLILFILPVLFVVILGPAACSIKDAFIDGGV
- the ppdK gene encoding pyruvate, phosphate dikinase, whose amino-acid sequence is MTQYVYRFGGGVSDGGKGDKNLLGGKGANLAEMASIGLPVPPGFTISTEMCATYYDEGEQFPQGLRDEVANGIAHIEQVTGKTFGDAADPLLVSVRSGARVSMPGMMDTVLNLGLNDQTVEGLAAASGDARFAWDSYRRFIQMYADVVLELDHGNFEEALEITKEDRGFYLDTELSADDLKALVDEYKSLVEEEWGKPFPQDVHDQLWGAVGAVFGSWQSERAKVYRRLNDIPASWGTAVNVQAMVFGNMGDTSATGVAFTRDPAKGDRAYYGEFLINAQGEDVVAGIRTPQYLTTAAREEAGAKPAAMEEAMPEVYGELAAVFDRLETHYRDMQDIEFTVERGKLWMLQTRSGKRTAKAALKIAVDMANEGLITRDEAILRVDPSALDQLLHPTLDPDATRDVLTKGLPASPGAASGTVVFDADTAERAAADGQSVILVRTETSPEDIHGMHAAKGILTARGGMTSHAAVVARGMGRPCVSGAGTLSIDAKAKVFRVGTREVKEGETITIDGATGEVMYGAVATIQPELSGDFGTLMEWADVIRRLKVRANAETPGDCSTAREFGAEGVGLCRTEHMFFDAARITAVRQMILASDEAGRRAALDKLLPEQRRDFAEILEVMAGLPVTIRLLDPPLHEFLPHEEAEFEEVATAAGVDIEVLKRRAAELHEFNPMLGHRGCRLGVTYPEIYEMQARAIFEAALDVAEKSGDAPIPEVMIPLVATKRELDLMKAVVDKAAETVFTERGKRIEYLVGTMIELPRAALRAGEIAEAGEFFSFGTNDLTQTTLGVSRDDASRFLGAYVEQGIYARDPFVTLDIEGVGELVKMAAERGRATRPDIKLGICGEHGGDPASIAFCEEVGLDYVSASPYRVPIARLAAAQAALRARG